A genomic segment from Ptychodera flava strain L36383 chromosome 19, AS_Pfla_20210202, whole genome shotgun sequence encodes:
- the LOC139118950 gene encoding protein mab-21-like 3, with the protein MYEWARTSADTGLVADLNYFTDTKVKIRRDETQRAVKKVLEVVDSILTYVNLRDKRFSHQPRSAGSYASGLKVSKPDEFDYMVQLEGLPRFEWKSVSPPRHYNINETGQIVRTSEVQLPIQVADFGTRPPKGYHLLWFTDNSHGDCPRAIRYSGDMTEDDDLVPLKVRSIFKGLVQEAIRECDLKEKVRLCNRTHGPAITLKLLIGSDGGISVDLVPFVPNNGIGLPPSVLETWPRMWRRWPPADKVEEVKRVGIVSVAKDNLYWQTSYQLCEMALLEGIDRDGGCRKQCLRILKKLREDDWCRSTKPVVSSYHLKTLLLWECERYPNSTDWSREKLGERVLGLVRELKKWVNDRVCPHYFVPEINLFKDKHGNLKDPENGRGFDHVDKKLSEFLNEPRRLLRD; encoded by the exons ATGTATGAGTGGGCTCGCACGTCAGCTGACACGGGCCTTGTCGCTGACCTAAACTATTTCACCGACACGAAGGTGAAAATTCGGAGAGATGAGACACAAAGAGCCGTGAAGAAGGTCCTCGAAGTGGTCGATAGCATTTTGACTTACGTCAACCTTAGAGATAAAAGATTCAGCCATCAGCCCCGCAGTGCTGGCAGCTACGCCTCGGGCTTAAAGGTCAGTAAACCAGACGAATTCGACTACATGGTGCAATTGGAAGGTTTGCCAAGGTTTGAATGGAAATCCGTGAGCCCACCAAGACATTACAATATCAATGAAACTGGTCAGATTGTGAGGACATCTGAAGTTCAATTGCCAATTCAGGTCGCAGACTTTGGGACACGTCCTCCCAAAGGTTACCACCTTCTATGGTTTACCGACAATAGTCACGGTGACTGTCCTCGCGCTATACGGTATTCGGGAGACATGACGGAGGACGATGATCTGGTCCCCCTCAAAGTCAGAAGTATCTTCAAGGGCCTGGTTCAAGAAGCTATTCGGGAATGCGACTTGAAAG AAAAAGTGAGACTGTGCAACCGGACACATGGACCAGCGATAACACTGAAACTGTTGATCGGCTCTGACGGTGGCATATCTGTCGATCTGGTACCATTTGTGCCGAACAACGGCATCGGCCTACCTCCGTCGGTGTTGGAGACATGGCCACGGATGTGGCGGCGATGGCCGCCTGCTGACAAAGTGGAAGAAGTGAAAAGAGTTGGAATAGTTAGTGTCGCGAAAGACAATCTCTACTG GCAGACATCATATCAACTCTGTGAAATGGCGCTGTTGGAGGGAATAGACCGAGATGGTGGATGTCGTAAACAGTGTCTCAGAATTCTGAAGAAACTACGAGAGGACGATTGGTGTCGTTCGACTAAACCTGTAGTGTCCTCGTATCATTTGAAG ACGCTGTTGCTATGGGAATGTGAACGTTATCCAAATTCCACCGACTGGTCACGTGAGAAGCTTGGTGAACGCGTCTTGGGTCTTGTGAGAGAGTTGAAAAAATGGGTCAATGATCGTGTTTGTCCGCACTATTTTGTGCCGGAGATCAATCTGTTTAAAGACAAACACGGAAATCTGAAAGATCCGGAGAACGGTAGAGGCTTTGATCATGTTGATAAGAAACTCAGCGAATTCTTGAACGAACCGAGACGTCTTCTCCGCGATTAG